The sequence CAACAATATAGAGATAACGCCTAGGGTTGCAGTCACCTCTGCACCATCACAACGGCGTCCGGTTTTGCGATTTTCAGGTTTATGAAATTTATCTCTACAGCAGCCCTATTGACCCTGGGGTTGGGTGCCATGTTTCCCACCTTGGCCCAGACTGTGCCTATGCAAGCGCTACATCAGCAGAATGACATCACGATTTCTGGCACTGTTGGCCGAGTTGTGGGCTACAGTTTTACCCTCAACAATGGCCCTGACGAAATTATGGTGGAAGCCAGCCCTCGTTGGTACCAGCCCATTACAGTTGTCCCCGGTGAGCAACTGATCGTAGTGGGTGAATACACCAACGGTGGGTTTGAGGCCCACCGCATTACCCGTGCCAACGGTGACGTCATCAGCATGCGCTAACGCGAGACCCTAGGGTTCTTTTGCAAACTGTCAAAAAAATTTGGCTTATCCCAGAAGAACCCTGGGGTCTAACCTCGCTAAAATAATCTCCCCTGCTGCGCGTCCCCTAATGCCGATTGCGCTGTGCCGGAAGACGCCAGGCGATCGGCGTAGCGGGTAGTTTCGGGCAGGCGGTATTTTGTGGTGCATCGCAACACTAGGTCAATTGCGGTTTTGAGCGTTGTGTAGTGGCCAGGGGAAATGTACAGCGGTTTGGTGTTGGCGCGGTTGCGGAGAACGGCCCCAATCTGCTCACCCCGATCGATCAGCGGTACCCAGGTGCCTTTGTCGGTAGGTACTTCGATGTGAGTGCCCACTAGGCGCGACTTGGCTACGCCAACGGTGGGGCGATCGCACAACAACCCCAAATGTGACGCAATCCCCAACCGTCGGGGGTGCGCGATGCCTTGACCATCGCAGAGAATCACATCCGGCTCGGTGTTGAGCTGGGCCAGCGCCGCCAGCACCGCAGGCACTTCTCGAAACGACAGCAGCCCCGGCACGTAGGGAAAGACGGTCGGCTGCCGCACCAACACCTCATCCACCGGGGTCAAGTCTGGGAACGACAGCACCACTACGGCGGCGCGAGTGGTTTCGCCCCCATCCTCAAACCCGGCATCGACCCCGGCAACGTAGCGAATCGGGTCGGGCAGGCGGTCTTGGAGAATGATCTGAGGTGCAAGGGTTTGTTGGAGTGCGATCGCCTCGGCAAGCGTCGTCGGCCAGCGTTCTGGAAACTGAATCTGCATAGGCAAAGCCTTCGTTACGCCGTAGCCTCTACCTTGCCGCAGATGTCATAGCGAAAACAATGATCGTTAGAAGGAGACGCAAATAACTGGGTATGCATGTGATTACGCGTAAGCGGCTCAACGAGTTTGCCGCACTGCATCCGAATACACGCAATGCTCTTGCTCAGTGGTACAGGATCGTCAAAGAGAATAACTTCTCTAATTTCGCTGAACTTCGACAGCTCATTCCATCGGCTGATCAAGTTGGGAGATTAACGGTTTTCAATATTGGAGGCAACAAAGCCCAGCTGGTTGCAGCTATTCACTACAATCGAAGTAAAGTTTACATTTGAGCCATATTGACTCACGCAGAATACGACGAAGGGAGATGGAAAGAATGATTCAGAGTATTAATCTCGATCAGACTATTGCTGCTTGGCGACCCATGGCCAACACGATATTCGTTCCCCGTACTAATGAGCAATATGAGCGCCTGGTAACCTTACTAGACGGTCTGATCGATCAGGTGGGCGAAGATGAAGAACATCCTCTTGCTTCAATGATGGATGTAGTTGGTGCCTTAATTGAGAACTATGAAACAAAGTATGTTCCTGTGCTAGAAGAGGTTGCCTAGCGGTATGCCTTGACCCAAATCATGGAAAATTTTAAGTCCTTGCAACTCCCACGCCTAGGATAGTGCTAATTTCTTTGGCCTGTGCCGACCAAACTCTATAACTCGAACCTTACCCCTCCAACTTTCGCATGTTGGGGTAATCGTGCCCTTATCCACCTAGTGGTTATGACGAGAGGAAGGTGCCTTCTACGCTTGGCCCTAAAACACGCTGGAATCGGTGCTGAGTGCTGACCAGCTTCAGGCTCTGGCTGCGGCCTTCAGCGTTACTCCAGCGGGCAACTTTGAGGGGCAGATCGTGCTGCAAAGAACTGATCCAGGTCCCCTCTCTGGCGAGGTAGAAGCGGCTCTCGATCAGCTGTTCACCCTGCGCTACGGCACCCCATCGGCAGAGCTGAGCACTTTCCACCCGGCCCCGGACAACCAGGCGGCTAAAACCCAGACCGGGCCGGGGCGCATTCCCCCCGTCACCGACACCAAGCTCATTGTGGCCTGGTTGGTGCATTGCGGTGGTGCAGCAGTAATGGGCGATCGCGCCATCTACCTACCGCCTAATGACACCCTACCCCCCATCCCCTAACCCCATGCACAATCCAGATTTGTATCAGGTGCTCTGCGATCGCATTCACCAATCGCCCCAGGGCCGCATCCCCTTTGCCGAGTTTATGGAGCTGGCGCTGTACCATCCCCAGGGTGGCTACTACACCACTAAAGAGGCCATTCTGGGGTTCGAAGGAGATTTTGTTACCTCGGCCCACTTGGGCCACGACTTTGGCGAGCTGCTGGCCACCCAATTTGCCGAAATGTGGGAACACCTGGGCCGTCCCCAGCCCTTTTCTTTGGTGGAGATGGGTGCTGGCCAAGGCTTAATTGCCGCCGATGCGCTGGGGGCCTTGCAAAACCACTATCCTGACTGCTTTGCCACCCTCAGCTATCAAATTATCGAAACGTCAGACCAACTGCGGGCGGCCCAAGCGCAGCGCCTGTCGCATTGGGCTGGACGAGTCACCTGGCTAGAGTTAGAAAACATTCCCGACGACAGCATCACCGGCTGTTTTTTTACCAACGAACTGGTCGATGCCCTGCCTGTACACCAGGTCGTCACTACCGAATCAGGCCTAAAGGAGGTCTACGCTACCTTAGCCGAGGCCCCAAACGCCCCGGTCGTCGAAGTCTTCGATGTGCTATCAACGCCGCGTCTGGCCGACTACTTTGCCTTTGTGGGCATTGATTTAACCGACCCGCAGTACGCCCCCGGCTACCGCACCGAGGTGCATCTGGCCGCCCTCGACTGGATGAAAACCGTCGCTACCAAGCTGCATCGAGGCTACGTGCTCACCGTTGACTATGGCTACCCCGCCAGTCGCTACTACAGCCGCGCCCGTGCCCAGGGCACACTCCAGTGCTACTACCAGCACGCCCACCACGATAACCCCTACAGCCATCTGGGCTACCAAGACATTACCGCCCACGTTAACTTCACGGCGCTAGAACGCCAGGGTGAAAGCTGTGGTCTAGAGACTTTGGGAGCCACCCAGCAGGGCATGTTTCTGATGGCGCTGGGATTGGGCGATCGCCTGGCAGCCCTGGGCCAAATTCAAGCCAGCGACCCCGCCACCGTCAACCTCGCCATCCAGCGGCGCGACAAACTGCACCAGTTGATCAACCCTATGGGCCTGGGGAACTTTGTGGTGTTGGTACAGGGCAAGGGCCTAACCCCTGACGCCAAGGTGCTCAAGGGGCTGACGGTGCCGCCGCTGATGTAAGAAGTTTTAGCTGCCCTTCTGCCACTGGGCCAGGTCGGCGGGGGTGTTGAGATTGGTCAGCATGGCCTCTGTCTGAGCCGTCAGAGCAATTGGGGCCACTGTCTGCGTATTGAGCCAGGGCTGGAAGGATCGCCCTCCGGCGGCCACGTACCGCTGCAAATCGGCTAAGGCGCTGGTGCGGTAAAAGCCACACAGCGGTTCCCAGCGGCCCTGACGCTGGGGTAGGTAGGCCAACGCATCGGGGGAAAGTTTGGCCAGCTGATCGCGCCAGGTTTGCAGCACCGCCGCCGACACATTGGGCAGATCGCAGGCCAGCAGTAGCACCCACTCGGGGTTGATGGCTGGGTCTGTTTGTATTTGCTCAAGGGCTTGAACTAGGGCTACCACCGGGCCTGGGGGTTTCTGTGAAGGGTCTACCCCAGGGTTCTCAGAAATAAAGGTGACTGATGTTGCTACTAAGGGACGGTAGCGATCGCCCCAGGGCGTCACCACATAGACCGCCTCGGCACAGGCTGAGGCCACTCGACAGAGCCGCTCGATCAGGGTTTCTGCCCCTAGGGAAATCAGCGCTTTGTCGTGGCCCATACGGGAGCTGCGGCCCCCAGCCAAAATAATCGCAGCGAGAGCAACCAACGCTACCCCCTGGCGCCAACTGTAGTTCTCAATGTCATTCGCAATGTCATAGTTTGCTAGGGGCGACCTTAGCCTGGGCCACCCTGCGTAGGCGAGCGGCGTCGGCCTCAGCCAGCCCTTTAAAGAAATAGATCAGCCCGGTGAGAAAGGCTAGGGCCATATAAAACAGACGAATGCCCCAGCCCGCCCCCTCAAAAATCATCGAAAATACGCCGGGTTCAATGCCGCTAAAGCGGGTGAGTTCAGAGCGAAACCACTTTTGGTCTTCGGCCATGCGCTCTAGCTCGGCCACGGTGGCGGGCAGAATTGGCATTTGGGTGGTGGTGGTGTAGTAGCCCCAAAAGCCCTTACTGCTGCCCTGTTGCACCAGCGCCTGGTTGGCTAGGGTGGTAATTTGTTGGCGAGTTAGATCTGACTCGGCGGTAAGCTGGCTGAGCCACAGCTGGTGCCGCAGCCAGTAGCTGCTAAAAAACACCAGGGGTAAGGCTACCAGCAGGGCGATCGCCCGGAGACCGAGCGGGGTTTTGACCGACAGGTGGCGGGTGGCGCTACCCAGACCAAAGCCTAAAAACGCAAACAGCACAATGACGCTCAGCTCAGCAATTTCAAGGCTCTTGAGCCAGCCCCCGAGAATGGGCAGTGGATGTAAAAAGACCTCGGCGGCCCAGGTCACCAGAAACCGCGCCCCAATGACGGCGACGGTGACGGCAACAACTGTCAGCACATACTTAACAAGATTGTTAGACCTATTGGCTGTGGGGCGGGGGGTTGGCATGGTGACGGCTGGCCGAAAGAGTGGGGGCGGCGCTTCCCCTAATAATAATGACGTAGGGCGAAGGATCAGCGTTTGTCTAGAAAAGTCAATGTCTCTGGTCTGGCTGTAGGGTGCTTAAGGCCCCAAGCTGGTCGGGGGCAAAGCTGCCCTGTTCGGTGACGATCGCAGTAATCAGTCGCCCCGGCGTCATATCTGAAGCGGGGTTATAAAATTCTGCGCCATTGGGCGACGTCACCCGTTGGCCCCCCTGAAGCCCCCCTAGCCCATCGCCTAGCCGATAAATTTCTTCAGCAGGATGTTCTGAAATCGTGATTTTTTCTCCACTGGGTACCGAAAAATCTAGAGTTGAAACTGGGGCCGCCACCACAAAGGGAATGCCGTGGGCCTGGGCGATGAGGGCCAAACTGTAGGTGCCAATTTTGCTAATGGTGTCGCCATTGGCGGCAATGCGATCGGCCCCGGCCAGCACAGCGTGAATCAGCCCCCGCTGCATGCAGTGGGCGGCCATGCTGTCGGTAATCACCGTCACCGGAATGCCCTCCTGCACGCATTCCCACGCGGTGAGCCGCGAACCCTGAAAGGTGGGGCGAGTCTCGGCGGCATAGATCCGCTCTAGACGGCCTGCTTTCCACAGCGATCGCATAATGCCGAGCGAGGTGCCATAGCCCGAGGTAGCCAGCGCCCCGTGGTTACAGTGGGTGAGCAGGGTGAGCCTGGCTGGGCTCTGGGGCAGCACCTCAATGCCGCGATCGCCGATGGCTTGGCAGAGCCCAAAATCTTCGGCTTGAATGGCCTGGGCCTGGGCCAGCAATTGCGCCCTCACAGCTTCGATCGACTCGCTAGAGTGGTGGGCCACCGCTAGCATTTGGTCTACCGCCCACTGGAGATGGGCCTTATCGGGCCGGGTCTGCTTAAACTGGTCGCCGATCGCTTCAAGACGCTCCCAAAAGGCAATGGGGTCTTCGGTGTGAATCTCAGTGGCCCCCAGGTAGAGACCATAGGCCGCCGCAATGCCCATGGCAGAGCCACCCTGGACAATGCCCGATCGCAGCGATCGCACCACATCGTCACAGCGGCGAATCGACACAATGTTGTAGCGTTCCGGCAGCTGCCGCTGGTCGATCAGCACCAAATGATCGCCTTGCCAGAGCACCGGATAAACCTGGGTATCGCTAAGAGCCATCGTTGCGGTTGAAGAGAAAACAGCAGGAACAGCCAACTGTCCCATTACATTCAGCCATCACATTCAGTATGGAGGTTTCTTTGCCCCTGTCAATGCAGCCCTGACTCACCCTCGCCACCTCTGAACTGATCACGCTCAAGGGTTGGTTTAAGGGCATAAACAAAAAAATCAGGCTAAGCCAAGCTAAATTTGGCTTCAAAAGCCCGGTTTCTGTCTCCGGGTGGCTGTTCAAACCAGGGCGACTCTGGGAGAGTGATGCAGACGCAACGCTAAATTTTTCTATGGCTACTTGCTTGATTACGGGTGCAAATCGTGGCATTGGCTACGAGTATTGTCGGCAGCTTCAAGAGCGGGGCGATCGCGTCATTGCCGTCTGCCGCCAGCCCTCAGACGAGCTAAAAGATTTGGGGGTGCAGGTCGAAACGGGCATTGACATCACCGATGATGCTTCTGTGGCTGAGCTAGCCCAGCGGCTTGAGGGCACCCAGCTAGATGTGCTGATCAACAACGCCGGCATTTTAGAGCGCGTCACCCTAGACGATCTCGACTTTGACAGCATTCGGCAGCAGTTTGAGGTAAATGCGATCGGCCCGCTGCGGCTGACGGCGGCACTGCTGCCCCACCTGGGCGACGGGGCAAAGGTGGCGATTATGACTAGCCGCATGGGGTCGATTTCCGACAATACCTCCGGTGGCTCCTACGGCTACCGCATGTCGAAGGTGGCGCTGTCGATGGCGGGCAAGTCGCTGGCCCACGACCTCAAGCCCAAGGGCATTGCCGTGGCAATTTTGCACCCCGGCCTGGTGCAAACCCGCATGACCGGGTTTACCAACAGCGGCATTACCCCCGCCGAGTCGGTCAAGGGGCTGCTGGCCCGCATTGACGCGCTAACCCTAGAGAATTCCGGCACCTTCTGGCATTCAAATGGAGAAGTATTGCCCTGGTAGCAGGACATCAGGAGTTGGCCACACCCATCGTGCATCTCACCCCTTACCCCTTACCCTTCACCCTTCACCCTTCACCTCTTGACCCAGGGTTCATCCCAGGGGCCGCCGCCGACTTCTAGCCCAGCCTGGGTGCTAGTGGCCGAAAGAATCAGATCGAGCTGGCTGCCCCGCCGCTGCCAGAGTTTAAGGGTGAGGTCACCCAAGGCGGTGTCGCGGCAGCAGAAGATCATCCCCTTGTGGGTGGGGGCGCGGAGGGGGATACCCGGTAGGGTAGTGGTGCCAGTGACTTCGACGGCATAGTCGAGGCTGTCACAGCGCATTTGCCAGTCGCCCCAGGGAGTGATGTGCCAGGTGACGCGGGCATTCCAGGGTACAAACTCGTAGAATTTGCCGCCGTGGTGAACGCCGACCATGGCCACCGACTCCATCCAGCCCAGCACCTGGCGTCGGCCCCCCCCGGCGGTGAGGGCCAGGTCGGGTTCGCCCTCAAAGGCATTGCAGTTGAGCCAAAACCACTTCTGTGGAAACGATCGCCCCCAGTTTTTCTCGCTGTAGGCCGGGGCATTGGTAAATTCATGGCGCTGCCCCTGCCACTCTAGCCACCCGGTAGACAAGCCGTGGGCCATGAGAATTTGCCAGCCCGGCTCAAAGATTTGCAGGCTAGAGAGCAGCCCAGCGGTCGACTGCTGCGGGTGGCCACTGCTGCCCCAGCCGTAGACGGGGTCGGTGTGGTATTCCCAGGCGACGGGGCCATAGACGGGGTCGTTGAGATGGCCTTGGTGCCAGGTGGCGGTGACCTGGTAGCCCTCGGCGACCTGATCTTTGAATTCTGTAGCCGATAGCAGGCGTGGCTGGCTGGGCGATTCGCCGCGCCAGTGACCTAGCCCCAGCCCCTCAGGCCAGGCCCAAAATTTTTGCGGGTCGGGGAAGGTTCGGCAAAAGTAGCTGTCATCAGGCCCGAGGATTTGGGCTGTGCCGCCGCTGTGGGGCCGCCCTCCCACCGGATCTTCGATGGAGTACATGAAAGCAAAGGTCTGCCGGGTCTCGGGTAGGGTAAGGCGAAAGTACCAGCCCTCAAAGAAGCGGCTAGTTTGGCCATCCCAGTGGTAGCCGCTGTGGGGAGTCTGGAGGGGGTGAAGGGGCATGGTGGGTGGGGAAGTGAAGGAGTGGGGAAGTGAAGGGGTGGAGAAGTGAAGGAGTGGAGAAGTGAAGGAGTGGGGAAGTGAAGGGGTGGAGAAGTGAAGGAGTGGAGAAGTGAAGGGGTGGGGGAGTGCTTAGTTTTGAGTTTGAGTTGGGGGATCGAACGTTTGCTTGGGTATGCGCCCATACTCTAGAAAATAGTTTGGAACCTCAGGGTTTGCTGCCGCCTACAGGTGGATTTGCAGAACATAGGTTTAAACCGATGATCGGCCAATCCTTTCCGTGGGGTGAAGGGCGGCGGAACGCCATTCTCGATGGGGGTCTGGGGCCAGCGAAATGGCCCCAGCGGCAGATTTGGTTTCTATCCGATCGCTGTTGTCTGCCTCGCAGCCTAACGCTTAAGAATTAGCCTTGGGCAACTTCTGAAAAGCTTTTTTCCAATGGTGGGCAGTGCCCGCCCTACAGTAGCTACAGACACCAGATAAACGGAGATCTTCTGTTCTGGAAATCTCCTTAATCGTAAAAGGCTGCTCACTCTTCGACCCAGCGGGGAACATACTGCCAGCCATCGCGGATCTCATCTCGATAGCGCTGGTGGTTGGGCTGCTTTTCCTCAACTAGCTGCCAAAAGGCTTTGGAGTGGTTCATGTGGACGGTGTGGCACAGCTCGTGGACAAAGACATAGTGAACGAGGTCGGGGGGTAAGAACAACAGCTTGTAGTTAAGGCTGATGTTTTTGTCGCTAGAACAGCTAGCCCAGCGAGTCTTTTGCCCGCGAATAGATACCCGGCTAAAGGGCAGGTTGACCACAAAGCTCAGCTCGCGCAGCCAGGGGGCAAACTCGGCGCGAGCTTTGCGGCTGAGCCACTGACGCAGCAGGTCGGCGCAGGCGGCGCTGTTGTCGACGGGGCCGCGCAGTTGCAGGGTCTGGGGGCCGCTCTGGGTCATAGACAGGGTACGGGTGGAGGCGGGTTGGTAGTGAACCTCCCAGGTTTGGTGGCGCGATCGCACCTCGATCTGCCCCGGTTTTTCTTCAAAATGGTCGTCGGTGAGACCGGCGGTTTGGTGGGCCAGGCGCTGGCGCGATCGCCATAGCCAGTCGCGCCGCCGATAGATCAAGTCGGGCACCTGGGTCTGGTCAAACCCCACGGGCACCACAACTTCTACCTGGCCGTTGAGGTGCACCTTGAGCGAGACATGGCGGGCGCGGGCGCTTTCCCGAATATGGTATTCAGGCAGATCCGCTGGGGCGGCGGCAAAAAGCTGAAGCTGTTCAGACGAGTCAGCCATGGGCGGCAGAAACAGGGCAGTGGAAGGCTTTAGTCAAAACCCAAGGGATAGCTCACTGGAGAACTACAGATCTTGAACTAGGGCAGCCTGTTCTATCCTACGGTGCTCTAGAAAAGAGAGCAAAATTTGCTGGTGGGGCGCTCCGATGGGGCGTTCTTCGCTGGCGCGGGCCGAGTAGCGTTTGCCCTGGTGAATATCGGCGACGCTCCACAGGCCCAGGTCTAGACCTTCGCTCAGCACCAGGCTAGCGACAGGCACCACCAGCGGACCGTGGTAGACGTGGCGCACAACCGTTTCGTCTTCTATCCGCTCAAACAGCTCTAGCTGAGGCGCATCGTAGCCAATTTCTTCGCGTAGCTCGCGGTACACCGCGTCGTCGGGCGATTCACCCGGCTCGAGGTGGCCCCCAAAGAAGGCCCAATGACCGGGCCAGATAATGGTGGGGATGTCGTCACGCAGCTGGAGCAAGAACTGGTCGCCCTGATAGAGAATGGCGATCGCCACCTCAGGCTTAGCAGACTTGTCGCTCATAGCTTCTCAGCCTTGAGGGCAGCCCCAATTAGCCCCACCTGGGGGTTGAGCACCAAGTGCACGGGCACCCGGTCGAGTAGCGAACTGACCCGGCCCTTGTGGGTAAAGGCATCTAAAAACTGCCCCGCTGTCATCAGGGTGAGGTTTTTGGCGGCGATGCCTCCCGCAACATACAGCCCGCCGTAGGGCAGCAGCTTCAGGGCCAGGTTGCCCGCCTCGGCCCCGTAGGCTGACACAAAAATTTCCATGGCTTTCTGGCAGATGCGATCGCGGCCCTCGGCGGCGGCTATGGCAATCACGGCGGCGGGGTCGACGGTCTTAGTCGACCGGCCAGTCTGGCGTTCCCAGGTGGTGATGGCTTCGGCAATCTCGGGGGTTTCGTGGGCAAACTCGCGATCGCGCAAAAACTGGTAGATCGCCACAATCCCCTGGCCCGACACCACCCGTTCTACCGACACCCGCGAGATCTGGTGCTTGTCGAGCAGGTAGCGCATCAGCTGAAACTCTAGCTCTGAGCGGGGGGCAAAATCGGCGTGGCCCCCCTCCGACGGAAACACCAGGGGTCGCCCCGCCCGGCAGAGGGCAAACCCCTGCCCCAGCCCGGTGCCCGCACCGATGATCGCCACCGGGGCACTGTCGTCGGGGTCGCCCGCTTGCAGGGTGTGAAGGTCTTCGGCGGCGAGGCCAAACACGCCATAGCCGACCGCTTCAAAGTCGTTAATCAGTTCGACCCGATCGAGGCCGAGTTCGGCCTGGAGGCGATCGCCTTCGAGCGACCAGGCCAAATTGGTCAGGCTAGAGGTGTTGTCGACCACCGGCCCAGCGATGGCAAAGCAGGCCCGCTGGGGCGGATGGCTGGCCCCCATCGCTTCAGTGCTCTGGTGTAAGAATTCTTTCACCATGGGCACCAGGTCGGGGTAGGCCTGGCTAGAGTAGGTGTGCTCAAAAGCGGTCTTCAGAATGACCTGATCTGAAGACTTGAGCGTGCTGGCCTCAACTAGGCGCAGGATGGTTTTGGTGCCGCCAATGTCACCGGCAAGCAGATAAGTCATAGCTGGGGCGTTCTAATGGGCTAACAAGGGTAGGGGTAGTTCCTGGTTTAGCTTACCGCTGCGAAAGCCCTCTAGATCGAGGGTGACGTAGGTGAAACCGTAGTCTTGCAGCGCCTTTACTAGAGCTTCAAGATCGGTGGTGGCGACAAAATCTTTAATATTTTCTACGGGTACTTCGATGCGGGCAGTGTCTGCCTGCGATCGCACCCTGAGCTGTCGCAGCCCCAAATGACGCAGGTATAGCTCAGCTTGGCCCACCCGCCGCAGCTTGTCTAGCGTGATGGCTTCGCCATAGGGAAAGCGCGAGCTGAGGCAGGGCTGCGCCGGTTTATCCCACCAGGGCATACCCAGCAGGCGCGAAATCTCGCGCACCTCAAACTTGGTAATGCCCACTTCGGCTAAGGGCGACCTGGCCCCTCGCTCTTTCGCGGCCTGAATGCCGGGGCGGTAGTCGCCCAGGTCATCGGCGTTGACGCCATCGACTACGTAGGGGTAGCCCCGATCTAGGGCCAGAGGCTTGAGGGTGTCATGTAGCTCGCTCTTGCAGAAGTAGCAGCGGTTGACCGGGTTGGCGGCGTAGTTGGGGTTGTCGAGTTCGTGGGTGGCAACAATTTCGTGGGCAATGCCGATCGCTGCCGCCTGCACCTGGGCTTCTTCCAAATCGGCGGGCATCAGCGAGGGCGAGTTGGCGGTGACGGCCAGGGCGCGATCGCCCAGCACGTCGTAGGCGACCTTGGCCACCAGGGTGCTGTCGATGCCGCCCGAATAGGCAATCAGCGCCCGATCCATCGCGGCAAACAGGGCTTTGAGCTGGTCTAGTTTTTGCGACACCATGGTTGACATGAACAATTGAGACACTACGATTTCAGAAGCTTGCTTTAAGGGTTGAGTCGGTAGTTCTAATTCATTAGACTGCCCACAGATGCTTGGGCAAACAGCTCGTCACTCATTGGCAATGGCGTCTAGACATACTCTCGTCACGCGATCGCCGTTGGCACGACCCCTCCATCTTATCGCGCAGGTGATGGATGCCTACGCTACTGGGGAACCCAGGCCGCAGGGCGGCGGGCAGGGAAAAGTGGCGGAAACCATCAGAATTCGTATGGTTCAGACTACCGTCTCCCGACAGGCAATAGTGCGGGCCTCGGCGGATAGCTGCGCCTGGGCATGCCCCCGGCTATAGGCATAGGCGCACCATACATCTAGAAGCGTCATGACCAGGTCGAGCTTGGTGCCCTGGCCACTCAGCAGCTTGTTAGCGGTCTGAGGTAGTTCTTCGAACCCCCACCATCGCAGGCGGCAGCGCAACTCTTGCCCAGTGAGCGGGCGCAAAAGACTTGTCCCATGCAGGTCGTGCAGATAGCGGTTAGCGCAGCCGTAGCGATACCACTGGCTGTACAGTCCCCTAAGCGTGTTGCGGTGGTGATGGTAGAGCACCGCATCGGCGGCGTGTACCAGTTGCCAGGGCGTTTCTTGCTGAATGCGCCAGCAGAAATCGGCGTCGCCGCCCGTAGTCAGATGGGGCCGAAAGTATCCCACTGTACTCAGTATTTCCGCCCGAACCGCCAGGTTGGCCGTCTGGCCGTAGGGTAAAAATG is a genomic window of Nodosilinea sp. E11 containing:
- a CDS encoding SDR family oxidoreductase — protein: MATCLITGANRGIGYEYCRQLQERGDRVIAVCRQPSDELKDLGVQVETGIDITDDASVAELAQRLEGTQLDVLINNAGILERVTLDDLDFDSIRQQFEVNAIGPLRLTAALLPHLGDGAKVAIMTSRMGSISDNTSGGSYGYRMSKVALSMAGKSLAHDLKPKGIAVAILHPGLVQTRMTGFTNSGITPAESVKGLLARIDALTLENSGTFWHSNGEVLPW
- a CDS encoding molybdenum cofactor guanylyltransferase, whose protein sequence is MVALAAIILAGGRSSRMGHDKALISLGAETLIERLCRVASACAEAVYVVTPWGDRYRPLVATSVTFISENPGVDPSQKPPGPVVALVQALEQIQTDPAINPEWVLLLACDLPNVSAAVLQTWRDQLAKLSPDALAYLPQRQGRWEPLCGFYRTSALADLQRYVAAGGRSFQPWLNTQTVAPIALTAQTEAMLTNLNTPADLAQWQKGS
- a CDS encoding glucokinase, whose product is MTYLLAGDIGGTKTILRLVEASTLKSSDQVILKTAFEHTYSSQAYPDLVPMVKEFLHQSTEAMGASHPPQRACFAIAGPVVDNTSSLTNLAWSLEGDRLQAELGLDRVELINDFEAVGYGVFGLAAEDLHTLQAGDPDDSAPVAIIGAGTGLGQGFALCRAGRPLVFPSEGGHADFAPRSELEFQLMRYLLDKHQISRVSVERVVSGQGIVAIYQFLRDREFAHETPEIAEAITTWERQTGRSTKTVDPAAVIAIAAAEGRDRICQKAMEIFVSAYGAEAGNLALKLLPYGGLYVAGGIAAKNLTLMTAGQFLDAFTHKGRVSSLLDRVPVHLVLNPQVGLIGAALKAEKL
- the mtnA gene encoding S-methyl-5-thioribose-1-phosphate isomerase, which gives rise to MALSDTQVYPVLWQGDHLVLIDQRQLPERYNIVSIRRCDDVVRSLRSGIVQGGSAMGIAAAYGLYLGATEIHTEDPIAFWERLEAIGDQFKQTRPDKAHLQWAVDQMLAVAHHSSESIEAVRAQLLAQAQAIQAEDFGLCQAIGDRGIEVLPQSPARLTLLTHCNHGALATSGYGTSLGIMRSLWKAGRLERIYAAETRPTFQGSRLTAWECVQEGIPVTVITDSMAAHCMQRGLIHAVLAGADRIAANGDTISKIGTYSLALIAQAHGIPFVVAAPVSTLDFSVPSGEKITISEHPAEEIYRLGDGLGGLQGGQRVTSPNGAEFYNPASDMTPGRLITAIVTEQGSFAPDQLGALSTLQPDQRH
- the nfi gene encoding deoxyribonuclease V (cleaves DNA at apurinic or apyrimidinic sites); this encodes MQIQFPERWPTTLAEAIALQQTLAPQIILQDRLPDPIRYVAGVDAGFEDGGETTRAAVVVLSFPDLTPVDEVLVRQPTVFPYVPGLLSFREVPAVLAALAQLNTEPDVILCDGQGIAHPRRLGIASHLGLLCDRPTVGVAKSRLVGTHIEVPTDKGTWVPLIDRGEQIGAVLRNRANTKPLYISPGHYTTLKTAIDLVLRCTTKYRLPETTRYADRLASSGTAQSALGDAQQGRLF
- a CDS encoding type II toxin-antitoxin system HigB family toxin — translated: MHVITRKRLNEFAALHPNTRNALAQWYRIVKENNFSNFAELRQLIPSADQVGRLTVFNIGGNKAQLVAAIHYNRSKVYI
- a CDS encoding tocopherol cyclase family protein; translation: MPLHPLQTPHSGYHWDGQTSRFFEGWYFRLTLPETRQTFAFMYSIEDPVGGRPHSGGTAQILGPDDSYFCRTFPDPQKFWAWPEGLGLGHWRGESPSQPRLLSATEFKDQVAEGYQVTATWHQGHLNDPVYGPVAWEYHTDPVYGWGSSGHPQQSTAGLLSSLQIFEPGWQILMAHGLSTGWLEWQGQRHEFTNAPAYSEKNWGRSFPQKWFWLNCNAFEGEPDLALTAGGGRRQVLGWMESVAMVGVHHGGKFYEFVPWNARVTWHITPWGDWQMRCDSLDYAVEVTGTTTLPGIPLRAPTHKGMIFCCRDTALGDLTLKLWQRRGSQLDLILSATSTQAGLEVGGGPWDEPWVKR
- a CDS encoding SprT family zinc-dependent metalloprotease, which translates into the protein MADSSEQLQLFAAAPADLPEYHIRESARARHVSLKVHLNGQVEVVVPVGFDQTQVPDLIYRRRDWLWRSRQRLAHQTAGLTDDHFEEKPGQIEVRSRHQTWEVHYQPASTRTLSMTQSGPQTLQLRGPVDNSAACADLLRQWLSRKARAEFAPWLRELSFVVNLPFSRVSIRGQKTRWASCSSDKNISLNYKLLFLPPDLVHYVFVHELCHTVHMNHSKAFWQLVEEKQPNHQRYRDEIRDGWQYVPRWVEE
- a CDS encoding class I SAM-dependent methyltransferase, with protein sequence MHNPDLYQVLCDRIHQSPQGRIPFAEFMELALYHPQGGYYTTKEAILGFEGDFVTSAHLGHDFGELLATQFAEMWEHLGRPQPFSLVEMGAGQGLIAADALGALQNHYPDCFATLSYQIIETSDQLRAAQAQRLSHWAGRVTWLELENIPDDSITGCFFTNELVDALPVHQVVTTESGLKEVYATLAEAPNAPVVEVFDVLSTPRLADYFAFVGIDLTDPQYAPGYRTEVHLAALDWMKTVATKLHRGYVLTVDYGYPASRYYSRARAQGTLQCYYQHAHHDNPYSHLGYQDITAHVNFTALERQGESCGLETLGATQQGMFLMALGLGDRLAALGQIQASDPATVNLAIQRRDKLHQLINPMGLGNFVVLVQGKGLTPDAKVLKGLTVPPLM
- a CDS encoding NUDIX hydrolase; protein product: MSDKSAKPEVAIAILYQGDQFLLQLRDDIPTIIWPGHWAFFGGHLEPGESPDDAVYRELREEIGYDAPQLELFERIEDETVVRHVYHGPLVVPVASLVLSEGLDLGLWSVADIHQGKRYSARASEERPIGAPHQQILLSFLEHRRIEQAALVQDL